The segment GTTTGAGAGACTCTTTTGTGCCTCTGTTTACACTGCTTCACTTTCTCAATCAGTTTTGTGATTCAGAATCTTAAGAACGTGGTTTTCTGTTTCATCAGACATGTCATTGATGAAGTGTATCTTTTCATTTTAGCATTTTCACCAGGTCTTTGAACTGTGGGAAACTGGCAGAGTTGTTGTACAGAAAGAGAAATCTTTTTCAGACATTTACCCATTTCGTTTATAACTTCCTACTCACTGAGTTTAGAATTATAATGCAGACTCTTGGGAAGCGTCATAGATCCAAGTGCGAGGTTTCATTAAACACAATGCAGTCAGACAGGCAGGGTCGATCTCCAAACAGACAGTAATATCCAAGGCAAGACAAAGGCGTAATCCAAAAACACAGGCGAGGGTCAGAATCctagtgagcagtccaaagtagcaaatcAAACAAAACCATGAAACAAGACTAGACTATGACTGTTAATAAATATATCCCGATTATCCTTCTCGTTGCCACCGAATACTCTCAGTTTCCCAATGTGATACGGCTGGGAAGCAAGACACAGACACATGTTCTGTATTTCCTACTTCAACTTTATtgctttaaccccttaactgtcacccgtcCACTCTGTGGGACGCCTACATTTACTTCACCATTTTGCAATAAAATCCTAGTCTAATCAAGACAAACtttatattgttggaaaggtctaaggcttcTAAATAGATATTTAATTTTTTGGGGGGTTGtaaaattatgtaggaaaaataatagattaattaatgacaagagtgcacctcaaaaatctacttaacaggagttctgacctttgtcaaaAACATTGACATCCTttttgcctttttccctattacacttgAAAAATGAAATATCAGTTGAAagcttaaaatctcaaaattccttctttgaaagccattttaaaatcagacattgcattaacatgaaaAATGGTCATCAAAAccatattacaaaagcttttcattcATGAATTAAACAAATTTAAGTTCATGTCTCTGTGCAAAAATGGAGGTTGCAGTTAAGGGGTTAATACAAGAGTATACATAGGAATATTACCGGATGTTATGCATCTAACCAAAATATCTATGTGCGTCATGTGGAACAAAAACAATATTGGGCGTACAATGTAATATCAGAAAAAGACCTGGCTATACAATGGGCTCTTCCTGTTATTCCAACCAACTATATATTAAACAGACAGAGACAAGTGTAAGATACATTAAACAGCAGGGAGAGAGGAAAGGGGGAGGGGGAAAAGAAGTCCCGCACAAGCAGGTTCTCACGGACAAGGAGCAGAGAGCTCCTTTAGCAATCTTTGATTCATTATTTGggttaaaaaatggcaaaaagcacaCCTTTTTTGCCCAATGTTTTCATGCTTGTAAATCAAGatatattaaagatatcttaacaTCCTTTTAATAAAACCAGCAATAATGAAAGTGTGTGATATGTTAGGAATACTGCATGCTCATTGACTCACTAATGTTGATGAGATTAACCCCTTAGGTATCGAAATACGGTACCAAACAATAATAGGCAATTCAAGCCAGCCCTACTTGTTAGACATGGGAAATACAGTTGCAAATTGACTTTTTCCACTTTTCCATTTGAAATTTGGCGGTCAATGTGCATTCACAAAAGTGAAAGTGCAAACTGTAATGCAAGATTTGCAAAAGCATTTGGATTATTTTACCATTTATGCGTCCACATAAAAGTCTGGAATTTCCTTCCATACAAACAGCTGCTGAAGTGAACTCACTTTCTCACACACCTGCAAGATGCTTTCACAAAGACGTTTCAATCTGTTTATGTGACTGTTACTGTAATAAATCTGTACAGTATCAGGTAATCATTAGCTAATGCAGGTCATTGGTCAGTGATTGTTTATGTTTATTGAGTACTTTGCACCAATCAGGTGCCTCTAACAGTATCAGAAAGAACAGGTAACTGACTGCAGGAGGagcaatttaaagtaaatctaaCCACGGTAGCTGCTGATTTCTACATTTTTCTTTGGACTAAATCCTCAAGATGTTTCATTTGAAAAGAGTGCTTTATTAATGCTTTGTGCTGTTGTTATTTTCTAAGAAGCGTTAATTTTGCAATCTGTCTAGAGTCATTTTCACTCAATCGATTGATCTTCGAATCGATCTCTTAAATAGTTCGACCTTCCACACCTAAGAAATCTCTTCATATGGACTCACAGACTCTACTTGTTTTTgccaaatagatttttttaacatttacctAAAATATAGTTTGTTTAactaacttattaattaattaattagtgtGGTAGGGCTTATAATTTAGTCATGTATTCTGTAATACCTTCTTTTTTCATGACCGTTTCAGTCAGTTTGACTATaagcaaataaatgaaaataaaccatTTTGTTTAATTGGTATTTACAGAGTGTTTTGTGTGCAGCTTTAATGAAAATACTGAAGGAAAATAGACGAATAAAGTCAATTATAGAAACCTCAGTcacactataatttttttttacattcactgGTATCCATTCTCTGCTATTGCTCATGTGTCCTAAATTGACAGAATGCATTGCCATTGAGACATTGCACATTTATTTCATGTTAAAGCTGTAGTGTGAATCATTGTTAATTGACAAACTAGTTTGCTAAATCAAGtttaaggctacgtttacattaatccggatacatttgaaaacggagttttcattttaaaacgctctccgtccacactagcgtttccaagcgttttccaaaagtttctcatccacactgaaacgtaggaaaacatcaaattcgccttactgcgcatgcgtaaagcctccaaaattatacagacgtaataagttttcacgcaattcttctggcgggataatttacggaaatatctcattatccactgacgcgtctatatcacgctcattcatatttgatctgaaaagcagttgtcgtcatgttttgcaggacagcaactgtgagtaaattttccgtcatcattttaggactgtaatttgaagagtgtacaaggtaaatctctttagcagcagtgtgtgaatagcacaggcacaattactggtgtaaacataaatatctattggtacaatatgcgtcacatgactataaatatgcgtcatcgttttcaaaagccttttTCTAATTTAaacactttggccggagtttttagaaataatcgttttctgtgataaaaacggggttttcgtgtaaatgagaggccaaaccgcagggaaatatctgcgttttcccttcgtgtaaacggggcctaaaACTCTATTAAATCTTACCTTTGCAGATGAAGTAGAATATCTTGAATGAGCTGTACAACTGcaacagaacacacacacatcatCTTAGTAATGtcatatacattatatgaaacaATGTTACAAGAGATGGGGATTATATTTGTCAAAAATCGACTTCAGCTAATTCCAGAACCAAactttaatgaaaaaatatagcATAATATACCTTTATATACGCTATATATAAGGCCAAATAGACCTGTTTTTACTCAAGAAGCTAACGCGTTGAATAGCTTACTAGATGTTCCACCACGCCCTTTCAGAACTAAAAACGCAAACAAAGCAATTAACTCATTTCTTAACGTTAATATTACTGGCAATCGtacaaataaagcatattttttaAGTATTCTTACCGTGTTCAGTCCTCTTTAATATGGCAGGCCGCAGCTTCACTCTAAGGAGGATTTCTGAGATGTGACtgttagaaaaacaaaaacacgtTTGGATTGAGAATCCGCCCAGCATCCGTATCGAGTCCGatcatataattttatatttcataaGAACTGAAACATTAGGAGAAGAGGCTGTggatatttttgtcaaaatacaAGCACAAACAGACTTTAACTAATATTCTAAAACCTAATTTAAGTGACAAAAATGTGTATTCTAGCCTGCAGTTTAATTAACTACTTTATTACCGTGAATGTTACTGGCAACTGTACAAATAAAGCACATTTTAAGAGTATTCTTACCGTAATCGGCTTCTTCAGTCCGTCGCTGCTGATTGACGTTGTTGGTTAAAAAAAAGGCACGTATGGATCGCGAATTCGCTGGGCGAATGTCCAAACAGAGTCTGACAGTACAGCGGAGCTGCCGACTTGAGGGCGGATCCCCCCGGAGTCTGTTGCTATCAGGGAATAGACATAAAAAATGTGCCATTATCAATAAATTGTTTATAGTAGACATAATGTGTTTAAACAATCATTACTtgaatcaaatttaaaaaaagcaaaagtgaAAATGAATGAGacagatttgtctcattttatAAGTAACAAAGAGAAGCAAAGTGGCCAGTTGCAAAAGTATATCTTGTATATGCATGGAAGATAAACTGTCTTATGGTTGGTCCTTAGATCTCCAATAAGTTTAAATGTCccctggtttaaaaaaaaagtacaatacaataaacaaatacattaaaataataataatatacttgtAACATGAAACTgatgaaaaagaaaattaaataaaaagtcgTGATTGCTGTAAAAAATAGACCTGTGTCACAACTTCTCAACAGTCAAATggacaaatgaaatagataactcatgttttgAGTAGATTTGTTTATTAACATTTATCTAATGTGAACAGGTTTGACAACAGTGAAGTAGGTATGATAAGTAGGCATATTCAGATGAGAATTAGTGTACTAGCCAGGTAATTTTCACCTATTCATTTATGAATACTGAGGATTCAATCATATTCACTCATCTACTGCTTTGTGTCTGCTATATTGTACAGAAGTATgtggtttcgaacgcagccatttGCTCCCCAGTTCGATCAGGACTCCAGCTTCCAGTgacaaagtattttttatttgaaatatctcaCTCAAAATGTGTCAATTCAATGCAGTTCTACTCAGCGATCGTCTGGAGGAACCTTTGGAAAACAAAGAAGAGGTAATTGATGTTGTAAATTACATTAATAATAGAAACATAATTGTTGCACTGTGTGAGACTGAGAATATTCTGGTGGTGACAAGAAATAACGGTAACAGTATGTTTTAATAATGATTTGATCGTCAAATGATAATCCAGTTTAATCAGATTCCAGGGAGAAAAGATGTGTTGCTCTGCACATAAAGATCAACTACTTACCGTTATTTCAGACTGTGCTGATCTGGTTTCTCCACTGCATGGACCTGCATGTGTATCTTCAAGTGACTTTTAAAAGCGAAACTcgttccacactgatcacacgtgtgTGGTTTCTcaccagtgtggatcatctcatgtgttttcagactttctgactgactgaatctcttgtcacagtgtgaacacttgtaaggtttttctccagtgtggatcctcatgtgtcgCTTCAGGTGACTTTTAACAGTGAAACTCGTTCCGCACTGATCACACGTgtgtggcttctctccagtgtgaactctcatgtgaacatCACAACTTTGTTTctttgtgaaactcttcccacactgaccacatgtatatggtttctctccagtgtggatcctctcatgtgcttTCAGATTTCCTGATtgattgaatctcttgtcacagtgtgaacacttgaaaagtttttctccagtgtgaattgtctggtgctgttttaaatgttttaaatgaataaaagtctctccacactcaaagcacatgtgagCTCTAAcaccagtgtgaattttcttgtgtgCAAATAAATTTTCCAGCCTTAAAAAACTCTTTCCGCACACAGAACATGGATGTGGCTTCTCTTTCGTGTGTACAGTCATGTCTGTCTTCAGGGCAGATGCCCTAAGAAATGTTTTGCTGCTTTCATTCCTTGCTAACGACTTCTCTCCGCTGTGAGCTCTAATGTGAATCTTAAGACTTTCTTTgtctgtgaaactcttcccacattgatcacatgtgaatggcttctctccagtgtgaacactcatgtgAAGCTCATGATTGCGTTTgtttgtgaaactcttcccacactgatcacatgtatatggtttctctccagtgtggatcctctcatgtgttttcagactttctgactgactgaatctcttgtcacagtgtgaacacttgtaaggtttttctccagtgtggatcctcatgtgtcgCTTCAGGTGACTTTTAACAGtgaaactcattccacactgatcacacgtgtgtggcttctctccagtgtgaactctcatgtgaacatCACAACTTTGTTTctttgtgaaactcttcccacactgaccacatgtatatggtttctctccagtgtggatcctctcatgtgcttTCAGATTTCCTGATtgattgaatctcttgtcacagtgtgaacacttgaaaagtttttctccagtgtgaattgtctggtgctgttttaaatattttaaatgaataaaagtctctccacactcaaagcacatgtgagCTCTAAcaccagtgtgaattttcttgtgtgCATATAAATTTTCCAGCCTTAAAAAACTCTTTCCGCACACAGAACATGGATGTGGCTTCTCTTTCGTGTGCACAGTCATGTGTGTATTCAGGGCAGATGCCCTAAGAAATGTTTTGCTGCTTTCATTCCTTGCTAACGACTTCTCTCCGCTGTGAGCTCTAATGTGAATCTTAAGACTTTCTTTgtctgtgaaactcttcccacactgatcacatgtgaatggcttctctccagtgtgaactctcatgtgaagctCATGATTGCGTTTgtttgtgaaactcttcccacactgatcacatgtatatggtttctctccagtgtggatcctctcatgtgttttcagacttCCTGACCGACTGAATCTcatgtcacagtgtgaacacttgtaaggtttttctccagtgtggatcctcatgtgttgCTTCAGGTGACTTTTAACAGTGAAACTCGTTCCGCACTGATCACACGTgtgtggcttctctccagtgtgaactctcatgtgaacatCACAACTTTGTTTctttgtgaaactcttcccacactgaccacatgtatatggtttctctccagtgtggatcctctcatgtgcttTCAGATTTCCTGATtgattgaatctcttgtcacagtgtgaacacttgaaaagtttttctccagtgtgaattgtctggtgctgttttaaatgttttaaatgaataaaagtctctccacactcaaagcacatgtgagCTCTAACACCAGTATGAATTTTCTTGTGTGCATATAAATTTTCCAGCCTTAAAAAACTCTTTCCGCACACAGAACATGGATGTGGCTTCTCTTTCGTGTGTACAGTCATGTGTGTATTCAGGGCAGATGCCCTAAGAAATGTTTTGCTGCTTTCATTCCTTGCTAACGACTTCTCTCCGCTGTGAGCTCTAATGTGAATCTTAAGACTTTCTTTgtctgtgaaactcttcccacattgatcacatgtgaatggcttctctccagtgtgaacactcatgtgAAGCTCATGATTGCGTTTgtttgtgaaactctttccacactgatcacatgtatatggtttctctccagtgtggatcctctcatgtgttttcagacttCCTGACCGACTGAATCTcatgtcacagtgtgaacacttgtaaggtgtttctccagtgtggatcctcatgtgttgCTTCAGGTTACTTTTAACAGTGAAACTCGTTCCGCACTGATCACAGGTGTGTGGCTTcgctccagtgtgaactctcatgtgaacatcacaattttgtttgtttgtgaaactctttccacactgtgtgCATGTGAAAACTTTCTTGGCTCTTCTTTTCTTGAAAAATGCCTCCTCGTTCTCTTCCAACACGTctgaaatgaacaaaaataaatgtataatttttagtACATCAAAATAGTGGAAAATTAAAGGATATGAGTGAAAGGACATAAAATGGAACACTGATGTAACAAAGTGGACAACTTCTATAAAATATTCCCATCACGTTGAAGACTTTGTATACATTTCTTACACTATATAAAACTTCAAATGAATGAGGTACACTGACCTTCCTGTTATTATATTCGAAACAATTACTGCCACATTTTGACACCAACTTTCGGACTGACTTTTATTTTactgaaatgttttaaattattaagGGCTGGTCACAATTTCTTTCAAAGATGTCTATTCATAAGGATTTGTATGTTGGACACTGGAAACAAACTCAAGCAATTCTTTGCAGTAAAGTGGAGTATGTTGTATATTTTTAGGAATGTTTTGGAAtgattattatttgttatatattttaaaaagataaTTGTAGAGTGTGACATCATTTCACTACTATTGCACAAATTTCACATGCTTTAAGTCTAAACTGACTGCAGATATAACTAAATTTAAATTGATAATTTGTAATGGTATTATTTGTGTCCTACACGTTTCATTCAACcctgttacttttgatatgattTTCTTCCTCGGCTCTTTTTACAGCATAAGGGGAGGACAAAAAAAAGTGCTGATCACATTcatcaaccctgttaccaaagtTATTGTAGGAATAACAATCTCTATAACTATGAATAACATATAATTtttcagaaatacaaatattGACAATCAGTATAAAAGTTTCTAAACCTCCCTTTGCTGAAAGTCAAAACAGTACATTTGGGACAAATTGGGACATATAACTGCTTACATCTTTATAACATAAATGTTCTTCAGCATCATGAATGAAATGAAGTATAAataccaacctgtttgttcctcagtgtgTTTCATTCTGCAGAATTCTGGATCTCTCTTCcctctttaataaactctgtCTTTGTGGATTTCAGCTTTTCCTGATGCTTAAATGCTCGTCTTCAGTTGTAAACTGATGGGaatattccagcatttattgGTAAATCACAGTGTGAGGAGCTTCACTGATGATTAATTGTAGTGATAGTTAATTGTAGGAGCTAATCTGCCCAAAAGAAAAATATACAAGTTACTGAGTTTGTTTTTATACCAATtgataacaaaaatatatattgtaattgttaataTTGTATTGAAAGCATAAACACATAAAAAATGCACAGAATTGCAACCAACAAATGCCCTCAGTCTGTTGACACTTATGAAATTAGCTTTAAGTGGCAATTTACAGAAGATCTGAGGACATCAACATAATAAATGAGGTGAAAACAGCAACTATTGACATGAAATAAAAAGTATGTTCAGCAGCTTTGCTAATATTTATGAGGCTTAGACCATCAACACTCAACAAACTATTCAGGACCATCAGCAGATCATCTCACTTTATTCTGAGTGTTTACTGTTAGAAACTGATTATTTGATTCAGACTATATGCTAAAAGCCTATAaaatacagccatatctcacaatATGCATGGataaaacaataatacaaaaacCAACACTAATGGCACTGAGAACAATCGCGAATCATTAAGTAATAAAACAGAGCATCAGGAATGTGTTATTCATATTTATCTGTAATAACGACAGTCTTAAAATGTCTCATTTAATCTGTAATAATGACAGGCTTATAATGTCTCACTTTAGCAGTGTCTGTCCtagtatattttaacaatgtaaagTAAAGAAATTCGATCtgtcaaaaatgctgaaaaagtattaaaaaaaaccaCACAGCATCAATTCCCCTCACAGATCTCAAAATTTGTCTTGTCATTCAGTAACAGTTCTCTTTCCAAAAACCAATCACACAAAAGAACACATAAAGGCGCTCAAAATCGGATCAGGTCTGAATGAATTCCTCATATTTTCCTCACATGCTTGCTGCTGCTGCACTAAATGTTTATTTCAGTATTATCTCTGAACCCGATGAAAACAATACAGAAATAAACATCTACAGTGGCACGTAAACAGATTGTATTTAAGTGTGTTTGATGGATGTGTAAATATGTGAAATATCGAAATAACTGCTCAACTCACCTCAGAAGACTCGACGCTGACCGACTGAGGGAAGGGACGCACGAGCGGTGACGTCATCGGTCCCCAGCGGTAGATGATCAAAAACGCGCCAAATACTTTTTACAACGACAAAGCATCTTTTAAAATCAACACATGACACAAAAAATTACGGTGCGTTtccactacagcgtcaaatccgcGCTTAGTGCCGCTGGCAGCGATACAACGcaactgctttggggagtgtcaaatttagggcagagcacgcctctgaaaacaatgtttacaccctATTTACGTTTCATTGTCTTAATTTTACGGCGGTTCGCAAATGAAACACTAGCATATAATGTAAGCATACAAAGTGAATTTACTTTTGCATGACTTTTTCAAAGATATgtaatttcagctcagtaatccaccagtttcggaaacacgcgtcataagGGGCGTTCCATAgtgatgcactacactagcctgcctcCTGCTGAcaagagcagccgcttgcagtcgggggaggagtaaagaggcGGCCGTCAggtcggacacttatagaggatgaaactgtattccaaacatacaaaaaaaaaggaataaagaaaaagaagaggtgaaactacataagaataataaataaaataataaagtgtccctatcatttattctatacaatcgttttgcttttttattgattatatCAAGTATGTGGAGTTACTTAATGCAATATGACGcttattatttgtatcttggttttgtagttagctatagggcatttttcaaatataagcagtttattcagtgtagtgaagcctctcacaacatccatttaaaaaacggcctctggttcaCCAGTTTTTTTCCAAACtttaactcttatacaataagaatatatatttaccatatcacataatcttcattttcatcattaatgttttgtttaaatatcaGATAttcaatataaatatttattacataCAGGAACTTTCTTTAAGAAAAAAGCACGCAGCACAGgttgtcgtcacataatctgaccaatgagaataaatcatcatcaaggctttcgcagccgatttTGAGGAACTGCAGCGCCCTCTGCTCTCACGGTACTTTTATGGCACatgtgatcgaaaggcggctgcagtgccgatcaaagtcggacaaatgatcttaccataatgcattgttttgtaaggcggcagccgatttcttgcggcgccgcatgaagtcgaacgcacctatagtcttgccttgcctacttctcacagcgattggttgtcgcccggcgttttgcgctctaGATTTGCATAAaattgaggaatgcccaaccttttgacgctctcagctagTCACAACGCTTTCTCCAcgacgcttccaatcccaaaatgcaccacgccaCTAAGCTCAACTTCCATAGGAATGAATAGAAAACGCTCACTCCGTGCCAGTGGAAACGCACCGTTAGAACAATGATTACATACCGCTTATCTTTATTCCATCTGCTCTTTCTGAGCTGGTTGTGTAAAGCTGTTGTGTAGTGGAGAcagtaatcattttatttagtaaaATCTGTGTGTTGTTTCATAGTTCATAATAATTGCTTTGACTTCATGAAGCTTCATGGTGTGAATGAAAACATCACCTCACTAGAACAAACTCTATGAAATATATGTATGATACTGGATATCCTACTTAAAAGAGTAGGCGATAATTACCTGGCTAGTGCACTAATTCTCACAAGATTCGGACGTACATATATTTAATTTGCATTTAACTCTCTGAGGTTCCTCCCCGTCCAGTCACACTCAGGatcctcacggtcaaaagtgagttattaatttttttcagtaaaatcaatcaaatttatttttgttcaataatatattttttttttttctgtggtgttTTGAGAGAATTTTatgttaataattaatatttatgcaataattttgatatatttttcccattgaatataataattatatatatatatatatatatatatatatatatatatatatatatatatatatatatatacattttttttattatttttttattaacgcTGTAttggaaggtagcatggaaaccatggaccaaattttcacctcagatagggaaccaatcacagaacgagGAGGGAGCAGCAAAGCcaatgacgccttctatgcgactcaccgaagcagtttgtttataactatggatccagcatggcagcaagttatcattcgatgcagccgttcac is part of the Garra rufa chromosome 1, GarRuf1.0, whole genome shotgun sequence genome and harbors:
- the LOC141330673 gene encoding uncharacterized protein, whose protein sequence is MKHTEEQTDVLEENEEAFFKKRRAKKVFTCTQCGKSFTNKQNCDVHMRVHTGAKPHTCDQCGTSFTVKSNLKQHMRIHTGETPYKCSHCDMRFSRSGSLKTHERIHTGEKPYTCDQCGKSFTNKRNHELHMSVHTGEKPFTCDQCGKSFTDKESLKIHIRAHSGEKSLARNESSKTFLRASALNTHMTVHTKEKPHPCSVCGKSFLRLENLYAHKKIHTGVRAHMCFECGETFIHLKHLKQHQTIHTGEKLFKCSHCDKRFNQSGNLKAHERIHTGEKPYTCGQCGKSFTKKQSCDVHMRVHTGEKPHTCDQCGTSFTVKSHLKQHMRIHTGEKPYKCSHCDMRFSRSGSLKTHERIHTGEKPYTCDQCGKSFTNKRNHELHMRVHTGEKPFTCDQCGKSFTDKESLKIHIRAHSGEKSLARNESSKTFLRASALNTHMTVHTKEKPHPCSVCGKSFLRLENLYAHKKIHTGVRAHMCFECGETFIHLKYLKQHQTIHTGEKLFKCSHCDKRFNQSGNLKAHERIHTGEKPYTCGQCGKSFTKKQSCDVHMRVHTGEKPHTCDQCGMSFTVKSHLKRHMRIHTGEKPYKCSHCDKRFSQSESLKTHERIHTGEKPYTCDQCGKSFTNKRNHELHMSVHTGEKPFTCDQCGKSFTDKESLKIHIRAHSGEKSLARNESSKTFLRASALKTDMTVHTKEKPHPCSVCGKSFLRLENLFAHKKIHTGVRAHMCFECGETFIHLKHLKQHQTIHTGEKLFKCSHCDKRFNQSGNLKAHERIHTGEKPYTCGQCGKSFTKKQSCDVHMRVHTGEKPHTCDQCGTSFTVKSHLKRHMRIHTGEKPYKCSHCDKRFSQSESLKTHEMIHTGEKPHTCDQCGTSFAFKSHLKIHMQVHAVEKPDQHSLK